The following are encoded in a window of Mycolicibacterium tusciae JS617 genomic DNA:
- a CDS encoding cytochrome P450, translated as MTIAADRSSCPSVFDAGLPAIDYGRVQHPDEAHDLIRVARRQAPIAIGPHGPELLTYDLVRATLRDPRFRVPEGMFLAAQGITSGPLWDRVATNIISLDGDQHHRLRRLVSKAFTPRATARLNTTIVEVITDLVDRCTDRGRCDVVTDIARQYPIPIICALLGTPSEDWELFSAWTDDIFKAFSWNAAAETPTILAAWDELDSYIDDMVARRRRVLTEDLTSELIRAEDDGERLTAGELRMLVAGLLMAGTDTTRNQLAGSVHVLCDRTDQWALLAARPELAAMAAEETMRHSPIAFSALRIALHDVELAGVMIPAGTLVIANTGAANRDPAVFNDPDRLDITRQGAAAIQTFGAGTHYCLGANLARRELAEALAVMTRRMPNARRTGPAPWKPVTGMSGPTTLPIAFDAGH; from the coding sequence ATGACCATCGCCGCTGACCGTTCCAGCTGCCCGAGCGTGTTCGATGCCGGACTGCCGGCCATTGACTACGGGCGAGTCCAGCACCCCGATGAGGCCCACGATCTCATCCGCGTGGCCCGTCGTCAGGCGCCGATCGCGATCGGACCTCACGGCCCGGAGTTGCTGACCTACGATCTGGTCCGCGCCACGCTGCGCGACCCCCGATTTCGTGTGCCGGAGGGCATGTTCCTTGCCGCCCAGGGCATCACCTCCGGCCCGCTGTGGGACCGGGTCGCCACGAACATCATCAGCCTCGATGGCGACCAGCATCATCGGCTGCGCCGCCTCGTGTCCAAGGCCTTCACACCCCGCGCAACCGCACGGCTGAACACCACGATCGTCGAGGTCATCACCGACCTGGTCGACCGCTGTACCGACCGGGGCCGCTGCGATGTGGTCACGGACATCGCGCGCCAGTACCCGATCCCGATCATCTGCGCGCTCCTCGGCACACCATCGGAGGACTGGGAACTGTTCTCGGCTTGGACCGACGACATCTTCAAGGCCTTCAGCTGGAACGCCGCCGCCGAGACACCGACCATCCTGGCTGCGTGGGACGAACTCGACTCCTACATCGACGACATGGTGGCCCGCCGGCGCCGCGTGCTCACCGAGGACCTGACCTCCGAGCTGATCCGCGCCGAAGACGACGGTGAGCGGCTCACCGCCGGCGAGCTGCGCATGCTGGTGGCCGGGCTGCTGATGGCCGGCACCGACACCACACGCAACCAGCTCGCCGGCTCGGTGCACGTCCTGTGCGACCGCACCGACCAATGGGCCCTCCTGGCCGCCCGTCCCGAGCTTGCGGCCATGGCCGCCGAGGAGACCATGCGCCACTCGCCAATCGCCTTCAGCGCGTTGCGGATAGCCCTGCACGATGTCGAACTCGCCGGAGTGATGATCCCAGCCGGCACCCTCGTCATCGCCAACACCGGCGCCGCCAATCGTGATCCCGCCGTATTCAACGACCCGGACCGCCTCGACATCACCCGCCAAGGCGCGGCGGCGATACAGACCTTCGGCGCCGGAACGCACTACTGCCTCGGCGCCAACCTTGCCCGCCGTGAGCTCGCCGAAGCCCTGGCCGTCATGACGCGGCGCATGCCCAACGCCCGCCGAACCGGACCTGCCCCGTGGAAGCCAGTAACGGGCATGAGCGGACCGACCACCCTGCCCATCGCGTTCGATGCTGGGCACTGA
- a CDS encoding alpha/beta hydrolase translates to MSDARQVVLIHGNWSRGEQLAAARAAFEERGFAAHTPTLRHHELPIHEGAMKVASLSLRDYVVDLVAFVKSLESPPLLVGHSMGGLLAQLVAARTRHTGLVAACPAPASGITGSSTPANRRMSRPYFLRLRPWAKPVYPPTFEQLRLWVTNTQTEDTAREIYDGLVCDSGRAQCEMLLAMLKLSKATVVHAAAVKTPVLVIGGECDRIVPAEVLRQTAAQYQHADIVQIPRSDHMLFSGASLPITMDHIDDWLIKNQLISAAPN, encoded by the coding sequence ATGTCCGATGCTAGGCAGGTGGTTCTGATTCATGGGAATTGGAGCCGCGGGGAGCAGTTGGCTGCGGCCCGCGCCGCATTCGAGGAGCGCGGTTTCGCCGCCCATACACCGACGCTGCGTCATCACGAGCTACCGATCCACGAGGGTGCGATGAAGGTCGCGTCACTAAGCCTTCGGGACTACGTCGTCGACCTAGTGGCATTCGTGAAATCGCTCGAATCACCGCCACTACTGGTTGGCCACTCGATGGGCGGCTTACTGGCACAGCTGGTCGCGGCACGCACGCGCCACACCGGATTGGTTGCAGCATGCCCAGCCCCCGCGTCAGGCATCACTGGTTCTTCGACCCCGGCAAACCGGCGCATGTCCCGCCCGTATTTCTTGCGCCTACGCCCCTGGGCCAAGCCGGTATATCCCCCGACGTTCGAACAGTTGCGCCTATGGGTCACCAACACGCAGACCGAGGACACAGCACGCGAGATTTATGACGGTTTGGTCTGCGATTCTGGGCGCGCGCAGTGCGAGATGCTCCTTGCGATGTTGAAGCTTTCCAAGGCCACCGTCGTACACGCCGCAGCGGTGAAGACTCCCGTGTTAGTGATTGGCGGCGAGTGCGACCGCATCGTGCCAGCAGAAGTGTTGCGCCAGACAGCAGCTCAATATCAACACGCCGACATCGTGCAGATACCACGGTCGGACCACATGCTGTTTTCAGGAGCGTCGCTACCAATCACTATGGACCACATCGACGACTGGTTGATTAAGAACCAGCTGATTTCCGCCGCCCCGAACTAG
- a CDS encoding cytochrome P450 produces the protein MTSDITNIGLPTLHYKNDRNPDELHAEFAEALRQGPIALGPYGPELLSYDLVRTVFRDSRFVTPKGIALSMQGITSGPIWERVTQHLLNLNGAEHQRLRRLVAKAFTPRAAERMRSACVDVITELVDKHVATGHCDVVADIARPYPVPIICALLGAPRVDWKLFSQWTDDITKGFGMNVAAQTPAIVRGWDQLEAYIDQMIVIRRTSPGDDLISELTRAEDDSDRLTHDEMISLAATLLHAGTDTTRNQLAAAVQVLADHPDQWEQLARQPALAPQAVEELMRHSPVNFRSVRIATEDLEIGGVPFPAGSFVIANMAAANRDPAVYDDPGRLDITRQAQPAMVAFGSGVHHCLGAHLARIELTEALRVITSRMPNPRITGPVPWKPVTQLSGPKTLPIEFDARPARQDIGAE, from the coding sequence ATGACCAGTGACATCACAAATATCGGACTACCTACCCTCCACTACAAGAACGATCGAAACCCTGACGAGCTCCATGCAGAATTCGCCGAGGCCTTGCGCCAAGGTCCGATCGCACTCGGCCCCTATGGACCCGAGTTGCTCAGCTACGACCTGGTGCGCACGGTGTTCAGGGACTCCCGGTTCGTCACACCGAAGGGCATCGCCCTTTCAATGCAGGGCATCACGTCCGGACCGATCTGGGAACGGGTCACCCAACACCTGCTCAACCTCAACGGCGCCGAGCACCAACGGCTTCGCCGGCTCGTCGCGAAGGCATTCACCCCACGCGCCGCCGAACGGATGCGCAGCGCATGCGTCGACGTCATCACCGAGCTGGTGGACAAGCACGTGGCGACGGGGCACTGCGACGTCGTCGCCGATATCGCCAGGCCGTATCCGGTCCCGATCATCTGTGCGCTGCTTGGCGCACCGCGTGTGGACTGGAAGCTCTTCTCGCAGTGGACCGATGACATCACCAAGGGGTTCGGTATGAACGTCGCCGCACAGACACCAGCCATCGTTCGAGGTTGGGATCAACTCGAGGCCTATATCGACCAAATGATCGTGATCCGGCGCACGTCACCCGGCGACGATCTGATCTCAGAGCTCACCCGGGCAGAGGATGACAGCGACCGACTCACCCACGACGAGATGATCAGCCTGGCGGCGACCCTGCTCCACGCCGGCACCGATACCACCCGCAACCAGTTGGCCGCAGCGGTGCAGGTGCTGGCCGACCACCCGGACCAGTGGGAGCAGTTAGCGCGCCAACCAGCGTTGGCGCCGCAAGCGGTCGAGGAACTAATGCGCCACTCGCCGGTCAACTTCAGGTCGGTGCGTATCGCCACTGAAGACCTTGAAATCGGCGGGGTGCCGTTTCCGGCCGGTTCATTCGTCATCGCCAATATGGCTGCGGCCAACCGCGACCCGGCCGTCTACGACGACCCCGGCCGTCTCGACATCACACGCCAAGCCCAGCCCGCCATGGTGGCGTTCGGTAGCGGTGTGCACCACTGCCTCGGCGCGCATCTCGCCCGCATCGAACTGACCGAAGCGCTGCGTGTGATCACGAGCCGGATGCCGAATCCCCGTATCACTGGACCGGTGCCGTGGAAACCGGTCACCCAATTGTCAGGCCCGAAAACACTTCCCATCGAATTCGACGCTCGACCGGCCAGGCAAGACATTGGCGCCGAATAG
- a CDS encoding TIGR02391 family protein, with amino-acid sequence MTKTIVPAFSIATVESVAKAVGDLYSGSELTRMLAEVRLKDALGEGMTKWKRLTAAMANQQARQGDGRPVVALINAAMAPDRTLSRRAAASIARDELNRVLSLSGYYVTDQGKVGITTRTTTESEAAARSERLHTLLSERGGHSDVLGYCRPELLRTDFYEAVFESIKGLGHRLRTMGGKDEDGPRLVESVLEGTDPMILLNDRANQSQRDEQRGVALLMKGLFAAFRNPQAHQPRIVWSMSEQDALDVLGTLSMIHRRLDGAERRT; translated from the coding sequence GTGACGAAGACGATCGTCCCAGCGTTCTCGATAGCCACGGTCGAGTCCGTCGCCAAGGCAGTGGGTGACCTGTACAGCGGGTCGGAGCTGACGCGGATGCTCGCAGAGGTCCGGCTGAAAGACGCCCTCGGTGAGGGCATGACGAAGTGGAAACGGCTCACCGCCGCGATGGCCAATCAGCAGGCCCGCCAGGGAGATGGCCGACCGGTGGTCGCGCTCATCAACGCTGCGATGGCACCCGACAGGACGCTGTCTCGCCGTGCCGCCGCGTCTATCGCGCGCGACGAACTCAACCGTGTGCTGTCGTTGTCGGGCTACTACGTGACCGATCAGGGGAAGGTCGGAATCACAACCCGCACGACCACCGAGAGCGAGGCGGCAGCGCGGAGCGAACGGCTACACACGCTGTTGTCCGAGCGCGGTGGGCATTCCGATGTCCTCGGCTACTGCCGTCCCGAACTGCTGCGCACCGACTTCTACGAGGCCGTGTTCGAGAGCATCAAAGGTCTCGGTCATCGGCTCCGAACGATGGGCGGCAAAGACGAGGACGGACCGCGACTCGTCGAATCGGTCCTCGAAGGCACCGACCCAATGATCCTGCTGAACGACCGCGCCAATCAGTCGCAGCGCGACGAGCAACGCGGTGTCGCCCTCCTAATGAAGGGACTGTTTGCGGCCTTCAGGAACCCCCAGGCGCATCAGCCTCGAATCGTGTGGTCGATGTCCGAGCAGGACGCGCTCGACGTGCTCGGCACACTCTCGATGATTCACCGCCGCCTCGACGGCGCGGAGCGCCGCACGTGA
- a CDS encoding LuxR family transcriptional regulator: MLASMSETSWGDVDMGELPTGTVTLLLADVEGSTRLWETQPEQMKSAVARLDQTVSDAVATHHGVRPVEQGEGDSFVIAFARAADAVACALELQRAPLAPIKLRVGVHTGDVQLRDEGNYIGPTINRTARLRDLAHGGQTVLSGATEPLILDQLPPDVTVMDLGTHPLRDLPRPERVVQLCHPDLHNVFPPLRTVNIVVTENLPVQLSSFIGRTAEISAIREALANNRLVTLTGAGGAGKTRLAVQVAAETASEFADGVWYVDLAPITDPDVVPVTVVRALGLPDQPGQQTMDVVLRFIRDRRMLILLDNCEHLLDSSAALAIALLGAGPALTLLATSREPIGVTGEVSWRVPSLSLADEAIELFSDRARRTKLGFRVTAENCEAVTEICRRLDGLPLAIELAAARVRALSPDEIVGSLHEQFRLLTGGARTAVRRQQTLRASVDWSHALLSEPEQVLFRRLAAFFGGFDVDAAQAVAGDAGMERYQVLDQLTLLVDKSLVVAEDTRHGTRFRLLETVRQYAQEKLHESREGDDVRIRHRDHYTAMAARVDAPTGDSHQRRIEQADTEIDNLRAAFAWSRENSDAELALSLASSLQPLWLTRGRIQEGLGWLDAALADAAEHGADATAVSARAYADKALLMSFTGTTIELEDAERTLATARDLGDPALVARALTACGGLAQHDRELAEPYFAEAAGLAREIGDSRLLGQILALDALSALIVGEPVTAQPAAEEGLQTADSIGDAFVARQCRLALCWAHIFSSDLSGAAVLLGDLAEEASGVHDAMISMYASVMRAYALAYTRDAAGARAAAEMARQSASELFEYYEGTVLSILGFVHLAGGDASAAREVWEAARQRTGMDPTFASTYNWAAVAALACGDLASARRWADDVVSATKGCYLSISLASRARVEIAQGELDAAERDAYDSLDLAVRLASDLVVPFALDCLAIAASDTGNHLSAARLFGAAEAARQHMGIVRFEVLQADDDARITASRDALGEQDFDAAWAEGSALSIQEAIAYAQRGRGERKRASSGWASLTRAELDVVRLVSEGLGNKDVAARLFVSPRTVQAHLTHIYTKLGLTSRVQLAQEAVRRS; this comes from the coding sequence ATGCTGGCTAGCATGAGCGAAACTAGCTGGGGCGACGTAGACATGGGCGAGCTTCCGACGGGAACCGTGACGTTGCTGCTGGCCGACGTCGAGGGCTCCACGCGGTTGTGGGAGACCCAGCCCGAGCAGATGAAGTCCGCCGTCGCACGCCTCGACCAGACAGTGTCCGACGCCGTCGCCACACACCACGGGGTGCGTCCGGTTGAGCAGGGCGAGGGCGACAGCTTCGTGATCGCGTTCGCGCGCGCTGCGGATGCGGTGGCCTGTGCCTTGGAGCTGCAGCGAGCGCCATTGGCGCCGATCAAGTTGCGCGTCGGCGTGCACACCGGCGATGTGCAGCTGCGCGACGAAGGAAATTACATCGGCCCGACGATCAACCGCACCGCCCGGCTACGAGACCTCGCGCATGGCGGCCAGACAGTGCTCTCGGGCGCTACGGAACCGCTGATCCTCGACCAACTCCCGCCCGATGTCACCGTGATGGACCTCGGCACCCATCCGCTGCGTGATCTGCCTCGCCCCGAGCGGGTGGTGCAACTCTGCCACCCCGATCTGCACAATGTGTTCCCGCCGCTGCGCACAGTGAATATCGTTGTGACCGAGAATCTTCCGGTACAGCTGTCGAGCTTCATCGGACGCACGGCGGAAATCAGCGCCATCCGCGAGGCACTCGCCAACAACCGGCTCGTCACTCTGACCGGCGCGGGCGGCGCGGGCAAGACGCGCCTGGCAGTTCAGGTTGCCGCCGAGACAGCCAGCGAGTTCGCCGACGGGGTTTGGTATGTCGACCTGGCGCCGATCACCGATCCCGACGTGGTGCCCGTGACGGTGGTGCGCGCGCTGGGCCTGCCCGACCAGCCCGGTCAACAGACGATGGACGTGGTGCTGCGGTTCATCCGTGATCGCCGCATGCTGATACTGCTCGACAACTGCGAACACCTGCTGGACTCCAGCGCGGCACTGGCTATCGCCCTGTTGGGCGCCGGCCCGGCGTTGACTCTGCTGGCCACGAGTCGCGAGCCGATCGGCGTGACGGGTGAGGTGAGCTGGCGGGTGCCGTCGTTGTCGCTGGCCGACGAGGCGATCGAGTTGTTCAGCGACCGCGCGCGCAGGACCAAGCTCGGATTTCGGGTCACTGCAGAAAACTGCGAAGCCGTAACCGAGATCTGTCGCAGGCTCGACGGCCTTCCGCTGGCCATCGAACTGGCCGCCGCCCGAGTCCGTGCGCTGTCACCGGACGAGATCGTGGGCAGTTTGCACGAGCAGTTCCGCCTGCTGACGGGTGGAGCGCGTACCGCTGTGCGCCGTCAGCAGACGTTGCGTGCATCGGTGGACTGGTCGCACGCGTTGTTGAGCGAGCCGGAACAGGTGTTGTTCCGAAGGCTGGCGGCGTTTTTCGGCGGGTTCGATGTCGACGCCGCGCAAGCTGTCGCGGGTGATGCCGGTATGGAGCGCTATCAGGTGCTCGATCAGCTCACGCTGCTTGTCGACAAGTCGCTCGTGGTCGCGGAGGACACTCGACATGGAACCCGCTTTCGGCTGCTGGAAACCGTGCGTCAGTATGCGCAGGAGAAGCTGCACGAGTCGCGTGAAGGCGACGACGTACGGATTCGTCACCGCGACCACTACACAGCGATGGCCGCCCGCGTCGACGCTCCGACAGGCGACAGCCACCAGCGTCGGATCGAACAGGCTGACACCGAAATCGATAATCTACGAGCTGCTTTCGCCTGGAGTCGGGAAAACTCGGACGCTGAGCTTGCGCTGAGCCTGGCATCGTCGCTGCAACCGCTGTGGCTGACACGGGGACGCATCCAGGAGGGACTGGGCTGGCTCGACGCCGCGCTTGCCGATGCGGCAGAGCATGGTGCCGACGCAACGGCGGTGAGCGCGCGGGCGTACGCGGACAAGGCCCTGCTGATGTCATTTACCGGCACGACGATCGAACTCGAAGACGCCGAGCGAACTCTGGCAACGGCACGAGATCTTGGTGACCCTGCGCTCGTCGCGCGGGCGCTGACCGCCTGCGGTGGCCTCGCCCAGCACGACCGCGAGCTGGCCGAGCCTTACTTCGCCGAGGCGGCAGGCCTCGCGCGAGAGATCGGCGATTCAAGGCTGTTGGGGCAGATCCTCGCCCTGGATGCTCTGTCGGCTCTCATCGTCGGCGAACCGGTCACTGCTCAGCCTGCGGCAGAGGAAGGACTTCAGACTGCCGACAGCATCGGTGACGCCTTCGTTGCCCGTCAATGCCGCTTGGCGCTGTGCTGGGCGCACATCTTCAGCAGCGACCTGTCAGGAGCTGCCGTTCTGTTGGGTGATCTGGCTGAGGAGGCGTCTGGGGTCCACGACGCGATGATCTCGATGTACGCATCGGTGATGCGGGCATACGCGCTCGCCTACACGAGAGATGCGGCCGGCGCGCGAGCGGCGGCAGAGATGGCCCGTCAAAGTGCATCCGAGCTTTTCGAGTACTACGAAGGCACTGTCTTGTCGATTCTCGGTTTCGTGCACCTGGCGGGAGGAGATGCGTCGGCGGCACGGGAAGTATGGGAAGCAGCGCGCCAGCGCACCGGCATGGATCCCACCTTTGCCTCGACCTACAACTGGGCAGCGGTGGCGGCGTTGGCGTGTGGCGATCTCGCATCGGCCCGTCGCTGGGCCGACGATGTCGTGTCGGCGACGAAGGGCTGCTATCTATCGATCTCGTTGGCGTCGCGCGCACGCGTGGAGATCGCACAAGGCGAACTCGACGCTGCCGAACGCGATGCCTACGACTCGCTCGATTTGGCGGTCCGACTTGCGAGTGATCTCGTTGTTCCGTTTGCTCTCGACTGCCTGGCCATTGCGGCGAGCGACACAGGCAACCACTTGTCAGCGGCGCGACTGTTCGGCGCCGCAGAAGCAGCTCGCCAGCACATGGGCATAGTGCGCTTCGAGGTACTCCAAGCCGACGATGACGCCCGGATCACCGCGTCTCGGGATGCCCTGGGCGAGCAGGATTTCGACGCCGCGTGGGCCGAGGGTTCGGCGCTCTCGATCCAGGAGGCGATCGCCTACGCCCAACGCGGTCGTGGTGAGCGCAAGCGCGCCAGCAGTGGATGGGCGTCGCTGACCCGCGCCGAGCTCGACGTCGTACGGCTTGTTAGCGAAGGCCTCGGCAACAAGGATGTGGCCGCACGGCTGTTCGTCTCACCCCGCACCGTGCAGGCGCACCTAACCCACATCTACACCAAACTCGGGCTGACCTCGCGAGTGCAGCTCGCGCAAGAGGCGGTGCGCCGCAGCTGA
- a CDS encoding ATP-binding protein — MRVSTGDPPSGVVTFLFTDIEGSTRRWESDAVAMRAALSKHDQVLQTAIESRDGFVFSHTGDGVVAAFASPRSAVDAAVKAQLALELPVRMGIATGEAELRDGDYFGTVLNRAARVMAAGHGGQILVADSTAGLLSGLDLQDLGPRRLRDVPIPVGVYQVRSAGLRVEFPSLRALDTTPGNLRPPTTSLIGRESDVDAITTAVRSHRLVTLTGVGGVGKTRLALEVAAQLADEFPDGVWVFELAAVTDPASVPDAVAAVLGITQQPGKTVSESVAAALEGRSRLLVLDNCEHVLDAAADMIEAIFSHSQTVNVLATSREGLRAPDEHLWAVPSLDLKDGIESSAAALFVERAAAVRQDIPLTATTESAAVVEICRQLDGIPLGIELAASRMQSMTATEVRDRLGDRFRLLVGSRRGLERHQTLRHAVAWSYDLLDDGERSLLDRCSVFAGGFDLVGALAVTGSDDDFATLDLLDALVRKSLMVADHSSGRTRFSMLETIRQFAEEQLAGTGEAAEARTAHARHFATREADILSLWDSPRQREAYDWFAIELANLRTAFRWAADRGDLDDAATIATYAPFLGFCIDNYEPIAWAEELIEPACAVDHPRLAFLYVIASQCYTSGRVEEAVRYSDAAIPVVESGRGEVPFGIEGLLSTAYLYAGRPQLAVDWCRSRVQSGRDTHAVSRTSLILSLAVAQAHEEAIAATPGLIEAAEATRNPWVLSSALLGFGGAFTHADPVGALEAGRRGLQVAEDSGNRGNGTFLAMLVARIEAEYGDSLGALHYVAVAIHNCHDSGNPMTMRAPMAILATVLDRMGRYESAATIAGFASTPFTVATYPELSTTTAHLRDVLGDQNYESLAHKGETISTAEIATYAYDQIDQARAELDGVSK; from the coding sequence GTGCGAGTGTCCACGGGGGACCCGCCTTCGGGGGTAGTGACGTTTCTGTTCACCGATATTGAGGGGTCGACTCGTCGGTGGGAATCCGACGCGGTAGCAATGCGGGCGGCCCTGTCCAAGCACGACCAGGTGCTTCAAACCGCGATCGAATCACGCGACGGCTTCGTATTCAGTCACACAGGTGACGGTGTAGTCGCGGCGTTCGCATCGCCGCGGTCCGCAGTCGACGCGGCTGTCAAGGCCCAGCTCGCTCTTGAGCTGCCGGTGCGAATGGGTATTGCGACCGGGGAGGCCGAGCTTCGCGACGGTGACTATTTCGGCACGGTGCTCAATCGCGCCGCACGGGTGATGGCTGCCGGTCACGGTGGTCAGATACTGGTCGCCGACTCGACAGCCGGACTGCTGAGCGGGCTTGATCTACAAGATCTAGGACCGCGACGACTGCGGGATGTACCGATACCGGTCGGGGTGTATCAAGTACGGTCAGCGGGACTCCGCGTGGAATTTCCGTCGCTGCGGGCGCTGGATACGACGCCGGGAAACCTGCGTCCGCCGACCACGAGCCTGATTGGGCGCGAATCCGACGTCGACGCGATCACGACCGCGGTGCGGTCTCACCGTCTGGTGACGCTGACCGGGGTAGGCGGAGTTGGCAAGACGCGCCTCGCATTAGAAGTCGCGGCGCAGCTGGCTGATGAGTTCCCCGACGGCGTTTGGGTTTTCGAACTCGCCGCCGTCACGGATCCCGCATCAGTCCCTGACGCGGTGGCCGCGGTGCTGGGCATCACCCAGCAACCCGGCAAGACCGTCAGTGAGTCCGTGGCCGCCGCGCTGGAAGGCCGGTCGCGGCTGTTGGTGCTCGACAACTGCGAGCACGTCCTCGACGCCGCAGCCGACATGATCGAAGCAATCTTCTCTCACTCGCAGACCGTGAATGTCCTTGCCACCAGCCGCGAAGGACTTCGGGCTCCCGACGAACACCTCTGGGCAGTGCCATCGCTTGATCTGAAGGACGGTATCGAATCGTCGGCGGCGGCACTGTTCGTCGAGCGCGCGGCAGCCGTCAGGCAGGATATCCCTTTGACCGCGACCACTGAATCGGCAGCCGTGGTGGAGATCTGTCGCCAACTCGACGGGATCCCCCTGGGCATCGAGTTGGCGGCCTCACGCATGCAGTCGATGACGGCCACCGAGGTACGCGACCGGCTCGGCGATCGGTTCCGTCTTCTCGTCGGTTCTCGCCGCGGGTTGGAACGCCATCAAACACTGCGTCACGCCGTGGCGTGGTCCTATGACCTGCTTGACGATGGCGAAAGGTCGTTACTGGACCGTTGTTCGGTGTTCGCAGGAGGATTTGACCTCGTCGGTGCTCTAGCCGTCACAGGCTCTGACGATGACTTCGCGACTCTCGACTTACTCGACGCGTTGGTCCGCAAGTCGCTGATGGTCGCCGATCACTCCTCGGGGCGGACTCGGTTTTCGATGCTGGAGACGATCCGTCAGTTCGCCGAGGAGCAACTCGCCGGTACGGGTGAGGCCGCCGAGGCGCGCACCGCCCATGCCCGCCACTTCGCCACGCGGGAAGCCGACATCTTGTCGCTGTGGGATAGTCCCCGCCAGCGTGAGGCCTACGACTGGTTCGCCATCGAGTTGGCCAATCTGCGTACCGCGTTCCGGTGGGCTGCCGACCGCGGCGACCTCGATGATGCCGCCACAATTGCCACTTACGCGCCGTTCCTCGGCTTCTGCATCGACAACTACGAGCCCATCGCCTGGGCCGAAGAGTTGATCGAGCCGGCCTGTGCTGTCGACCATCCCCGGCTCGCGTTCCTGTATGTGATCGCCTCGCAGTGCTACACCTCCGGACGCGTTGAGGAGGCTGTGCGTTACAGCGATGCAGCCATCCCGGTTGTTGAGAGCGGTCGGGGCGAGGTGCCGTTCGGCATCGAGGGCCTGCTGTCCACCGCGTACCTGTACGCAGGCCGGCCTCAACTGGCCGTCGATTGGTGCCGCAGCCGGGTTCAGAGCGGTCGTGACACGCACGCAGTGTCGAGGACCTCCCTCATCCTCTCCCTCGCCGTCGCCCAGGCACATGAGGAGGCGATCGCAGCCACCCCTGGGCTGATCGAAGCCGCCGAGGCCACCCGCAATCCGTGGGTGCTCTCCTCCGCGCTCCTCGGCTTCGGGGGCGCCTTCACCCATGCCGATCCGGTCGGTGCTCTCGAGGCCGGTCGCCGCGGGCTGCAGGTTGCCGAAGACAGCGGCAACCGCGGCAACGGGACATTCCTGGCGATGCTTGTTGCCCGAATCGAGGCCGAATACGGTGACTCGCTCGGCGCGCTCCACTACGTCGCCGTGGCGATCCACAATTGCCACGACTCGGGTAACCCAATGACCATGCGAGCACCGATGGCTATCCTCGCGACGGTTCTTGACCGGATGGGCCGCTACGAATCCGCAGCCACCATCGCCGGTTTCGCGTCGACTCCCTTCACCGTGGCGACGTATCCAGAACTGAGCACCACCACAGCCCATCTGCGCGATGTTCTCGGTGACCAAAATTACGAATCGCTCGCGCACAAGGGCGAGACAATTAGCACCGCCGAGATAGCCACCTACGCATACGACCAAATCGACCAGGCCCGAGCAGAACTCGACGGCGTCTCGAAATAG
- a CDS encoding class I SAM-dependent methyltransferase gives MPERSPAHTDRRRAGAFGSAAEEYDRHRPHYPQPLVADLVARDGIQALDVGAGTGIASAQLLQAGANVLAIEPDPRMARVAAGKGIRVETAKFEEWEPAGRSFDLVVFAQSFHWVEPRVALMKVSTILVRPNGHLALLSNRITPTSPTRRDLDEAYADYLDVTQRPAIDAVHDVELTAMVKECGFTIERRRVVERLHYATNEWLNMVFTYSNVLTLDPMARAGLRSRLEQRIGAAGVDAQNDAVAVICTLHR, from the coding sequence ATGCCAGAGCGATCGCCTGCGCATACCGACCGCCGTCGCGCGGGGGCGTTCGGCTCCGCTGCAGAGGAGTATGACCGCCACCGCCCGCACTACCCACAGCCGCTCGTCGCCGACCTGGTCGCTCGTGACGGCATCCAGGCCTTGGACGTCGGCGCCGGGACCGGCATCGCGTCGGCCCAATTGCTGCAGGCCGGCGCAAACGTGCTCGCCATCGAGCCGGATCCGCGAATGGCCCGTGTCGCCGCCGGCAAGGGCATCCGCGTCGAGACGGCGAAGTTTGAGGAGTGGGAGCCGGCTGGCAGGTCGTTCGACCTCGTCGTCTTCGCCCAGTCGTTCCATTGGGTGGAGCCCCGGGTCGCGTTGATGAAGGTCTCGACAATCCTGGTCCGCCCAAACGGTCACCTGGCACTGCTTTCGAACCGGATCACGCCCACCTCGCCGACACGGCGAGACTTAGACGAGGCGTACGCCGACTATCTCGACGTGACCCAGAGGCCGGCCATCGACGCCGTCCACGATGTGGAGCTGACTGCGATGGTCAAAGAGTGCGGTTTCACCATCGAGCGGCGGCGCGTCGTCGAACGATTGCACTACGCCACCAACGAGTGGCTGAACATGGTGTTCACCTACTCCAACGTCCTCACGCTCGACCCGATGGCGCGCGCCGGGCTACGGTCGCGGCTCGAGCAGCGCATCGGCGCGGCCGGGGTCGATGCGCAAAACGACGCCGTAGCGGTCATCTGCACTCTCCATCGGTGA